Sequence from the Helianthus annuus cultivar XRQ/B chromosome 13, HanXRQr2.0-SUNRISE, whole genome shotgun sequence genome:
TTAATACCTGGATTTTAGCTGAATCTTTTTAGAATCCCCTGGTACGAACACTCCTTGACTTGCTTTAAAATTGTAATAGCCAACGTATACTTCCAACTAAATTGCTTATCATTCCGCACACTCCAAATTGACCACATAGTCAACAAAAACTTGGCGTAAAAGACCTGTTTCTTGTTCTTCTCCACGCCTAATGTTCTGCAGTGATTTAAGATCTGGCCAACTGACTCGTAAGTAACTGGGGTAGGGACGTTCAGCCAAACACATACCAGCCACCACACCAATTTGGCGAAGCAACACCAAACAAAGAGATGGTCTGGAGTTTCAAGATAAGTGTCGTACAAATTACACCTCCCGTCACAAACATTCACATTATGGATTGCCAAGGCCGCAACAGTTGGAATGCTCCTGGTACAGGCCCTCCAAACGAAGCAATTAACCTTCAAGATTGCCAATTTACTCCATGAAAACGTTGCATTACTTGTAGCCCCGTCAAAACTATCTTCCAGGATATAGCGCACCAGTTTAACCGAAAACCCCCCTTGTTGTTACCTATTTTCCACAGCCACTTGTCGTTGTCGCCATTGAAAACCTGTTGCCACAACATAGCCAGAAGTTGTTCCAACTCATCTCTTTCAGCCAACGACTGCACAAGACTTTTCCAGCCACTTCCCAGCAAacaaccaaacttgttttgacatAATAATCGCAGACCCGCGCCGTTTTGTCCCTGGCCTTGTTAAACAGAAGCGCGAACCTGTTCTGACATAATAATACAAATGTTTTATTAGTAttacattttttttaactttgtaacattaagaaataaaatagaaaaaattaaatAATAGAAAGAGGAAGATAATCTTGAGCTCATAGAATTGTGATACGTGATGCAAACAATTATTATATATTGGGTATAGATGATCTTAAGAACTTACCAATCAAACTTTCTGTTACTATCCAATATCACATAATACTCATTAAGGTAATTAGATGATTATTAATGATCCAATCACCCCTGAGGTTTTATATTTGctagtttcatccaaatattcttcaacttaacagaaaaagtaaactaagttagtggtttaggtgaaaatggcaaaaaatgccAAATGTGAATGGCTGTTTGGAAAAGTaattttggatgaaactggcaaacaggcctaaacctcagggatgattttggcaatttactcaaaacaAAAAGAGACAATCCTTTAAATACCTATAACTACTTCTAGTTTGACTGGTTTGAGATGAGAGAGAACCTAAATCTATATATAGAACCAAATGGTGTTTACTACATGAAAAATATAATGCAGGTAAGCATTGTTTATATGTACGCACTTGTTGCTCAAGATTTGTTAAATATGCTTTTTTTTTCTTAAGCACCTAGCAGATTCTGTATTCAAAACCATCCTTAAATCATAACTAACCTTATTAAAGTAGGACTGACTAACCTTCCATTCTTAGACATAAAAATCTTGATAAAACTTCCACCTTTTATGCTTTTTAACATCAATCCGATCATTGCTTACATGTTGCCCCAACCACAATGTTATCCCTTCGATTTGGATTGGCATCAGAAGTTGGACTTTTCACTGGTCAACTATGAATACATCAGCAACTAACAATATCAGATCCTTAAACCTTTTATAGTCAATGAGAAAACTCTATTCTTGTTGGAGCTGAACAATTTAATCATAAACATAATATAAGAGGTTGCTAAAATGGGCTGGTTGGGTACCGGGTCGGAATGGTTTCTGGTGATAACAAATAAAGTTTAATACGGGTCAAAACAAATCAAGTTGCTTGGGTGGGTCCACAAACATCCACTTTTTCGTTTTTATTCTCGAATCATATAAATTTAAAATGTATCAAATATGATTAAGTAAATCGTTTTTATTCTCGAATCATATAGATAGCCGAAGACCTTATAACACGATTAAAGAGCCATTATAGCTTCGATCTATTTCTTGCAACTACTTCAAATGCATTGCCCTGTCTAGTTAATTGAAGTTACATAGATATGGATATTTTAATGTATTCATGCAAGTGTATGTACacatatattatttatatttaaagGAAACATAAAAAGAAATGACGTTTAAAATAGCAATTAAGAAAATAAAATAGTGGAAAATGACATTCATTCTTTATTTTAAGAAATAAATCTGAACAAAACACGTATACACCTATGCAACAACAAACATTTAACATTAAACCTAGTATCTTTGGGGTTTTATACCATATTAGTAGGCTTCAATCGTTTTAGTTTATCTATTACCGGTACCTGATTAACGATCTAAATACCAATTGGTTTAGGATATCAATTTAGTCCAAGACTTTTAGAAAGGGAGGGTTTTTCAAAAAGCTTGCGGCCCGGTTCGTAGCTCGctcgaaaaaattaaaaaaacctaGCTAAAAAAACTCGATTTAAAACGACGTGAGTCGGGCTGGCTCATTTTGGaaccaagccgagctcgagccaaGCTCGGCTCAACTCATGTGCCAAAGTTATATCCTACACTCACCAGGCATTCTTTTTACCTTTGAATACATGATTCAGAGACAATTTTCATCAACCCCATCCACCAAAAGATGCATTAGATTATATGAAAAAACAAAAGAGTATATTAATGAAAAATGAGCACACATAACTTACCAGGAGCAGATTCAACACGAACGTTTTGACCGGATGTTGCTTGTTGGGGATGGCTTTACCCTTTCTTTGTTCCCACTGCTTAATTTTATAGTTTTTGCCTCTTGATTTTGTGACTGAGGCTGGGAGCTTTGGAGACGTTGGTTCTTGTATGTTTATCAAGTTTGCAGGACCTAAAACAATAGAGATTAACTGGCGTGAAGAGCATTGATGGAACCTATAGATacaacacaaatgtatataaataTTAACTCAAGATAACTGCACAAAAAACCAAAACTCAAAGCAAGAAGCAAGGAGTTCTTAGATGCTTACTCATGGCTTATGTTGAACCATGAGTCATCACTGCAACCAAAATAAAACGAAGAACATTAAATTTAGCAAACAGAATATAATCAACAAAATTATCCAGGCAATCTATATATCCTAGCGTAACAGGAAGATGCAATAACTAAAGAAAAAAGAGATACGTCTCATCATTGGTCGAATCACAAACGCTGAGATCCGCCCACATCGGCTCTTCAATTTCTTCCTGCACAACACCGGTTAAACAATGTTGAAAAAAAACTAATGATAGGATTAAGAAATTTACCAGTACCGTTCTCATCATATCTCTGTACTAATCAAGATtaagaaaaaaaactaaaaaatccgATAAAACTAAACTAAAGTAAACTAAACTAAACCCTAGGCGGTGGATTTGTACAAATACTTGATTAAATTGAA
This genomic interval carries:
- the LOC110897824 gene encoding uncharacterized protein LOC110897824 isoform X3 codes for the protein MLKTEADLRGGTTRWVKEDQRAISLLGWGLLHRLARFLNIVAQEEIEEPMWADLSVCDSTNDETYLFFLYDDSWFNISHEFHQCSSRQLISIVLGPANLINIQEPTSPKLPASVTKSRGKNYKIKQWEQRKGKAIPNKQHPVKTFVLNLLLLTSEKSNF
- the LOC110897824 gene encoding uncharacterized protein LOC110897824 isoform X2, with the protein product MLKTEADLRGGTTRWVKEDQRAISLLGWGLLHRLARFLNIVAQEEIEEPMWADLSVCDSTNDETDDSWFNISHEFHQCSSRQLISIVLGPANLINIQEPTSPKLPASVTKSRGKNYKIKQWEQRKGKAIPNKQHPVKTFVLNLLLNRFALLFNKARDKTARVCDYYVKTSLVVCWEVAGKVLCSRWLKEMSWNNFWLCCGNRFSMATTTSGCGK
- the LOC110897824 gene encoding uncharacterized protein LOC110897824 isoform X1, whose translation is MLKTEADLRGGTTRWVKEDQRAISLLGWGLLHRLARFLNIVAQEEIEEPMWADLSVCDSTNDETYLFFLYDDSWFNISHEFHQCSSRQLISIVLGPANLINIQEPTSPKLPASVTKSRGKNYKIKQWEQRKGKAIPNKQHPVKTFVLNLLLNRFALLFNKARDKTARVCDYYVKTSLVVCWEVAGKVLCSRWLKEMSWNNFWLCCGNRFSMATTTSGCGK
- the LOC110897824 gene encoding uncharacterized protein LOC110897824 isoform X4 gives rise to the protein MLKTEADLRGGTTRWVKEDQRAISLLGWGLLHRLARFLNIVAQEEIEEPMWADLSVCDSTNDETYLFFLYDDSWFNISHEFHQCSSRQLISIVLGPANLINIQEPTSPKLPASVTKSRGKNYKIKQWEQRKGKAIPNKQHPVKTFVLNLLLVRASV
- the LOC110897824 gene encoding uncharacterized protein LOC110897824 isoform X5 gives rise to the protein MLKTEADLRGGTTRWVKEDQRAISLLGWGLLHRLARFLNIVAQEEIEEPMWADLSVCDSTNDETDDSWFNISHEFHQCSSRQLISIVLGPANLINIQEPTSPKLPASVTKSRGKNYKIKQWEQRKGKAIPNKQHPVKTFVLNLLLLTSEKSNF